In Bacillus thuringiensis, the DNA window AGCCAATAATCCATAATAACGGATAGAAAATGATGGCACACATTACGAAAATAACGAAATAACTTAATGAGAGACGTAACATCTTTTGTCTTTTAATATTCATTTACATCATATCCTCTTCTTGGAATGATTTTGTTCTCTTAAATTGCCATAACGCAACTGTAATAACGATTAACGATAATATCATTGTAAGAGCTGCTGCTTTCCCGTACTGCGCCGAAGTCATCGTTAACTTATAAATCCATGAAATTAAAATATCCGTTCCACCCGCGTCTTGTCCAGCTACAGCAGGACCTCCGCCGTTAAATAGATAGATGATACTAAAGTTATTAAAGTTAAACGTATATTGCGTAATTAATATTGGTGCTGTTGCATATAAGACAAGTGGCAATGTAATTTTACGAAACTGTTGCCAAGATGTAGCTCCATCTACTGTAGCAGCTTCATATAACTCTCCTGGAATCGATTGCAGTATACCTGTTGTCATTGCAAAGACGAACGGGAATCCAAGCCACGTTTGAATCATAATTAAAGCGATTTTTGCCCAAAATGGATCTGTCATCCAAGCAATCTTTTCGATTCCAAATAAAGCTAATACTTGATTGTTAATTGCTCCAAATGTTTCGTTAAACATACCAGAGAAAACAAGAATAGATACGAACGCTGGGACCGCCCACGGTAAAATGAAGATTGTCCGAATAATTGCCTTCCCTTTAATACCAGGCTGATTTACGATAATCGCTAAGAAAATACCAAGCGCAACTTGTAATGTCGTTGCAACGAATGTCCAAATGACAGTCCAAGAAAATACGCTTAAAAATGTCTCTCTCCACATCG includes these proteins:
- the malC gene encoding maltosaccharide ABC transporter permease MalC, yielding MQTSMEPANGLNGSKHRKMATMLSIIPGMGQMYNKQFVKGLIFLVLTGSFIVAFADLLNMGLWGIVTLGTEVPRDHSVFLLVEGILALIVIVFGLGIYAFNLYDAYQNGKKRDIGTPLNSVKEQYRNLLDQGFPYLMVSPGFLLLIFVVVFPIIFVILIGFTNYDLYHSPPAKLVDWVGFKNFIDIFTLPMWRETFLSVFSWTVIWTFVATTLQVALGIFLAIIVNQPGIKGKAIIRTIFILPWAVPAFVSILVFSGMFNETFGAINNQVLALFGIEKIAWMTDPFWAKIALIMIQTWLGFPFVFAMTTGILQSIPGELYEAATVDGATSWQQFRKITLPLVLYATAPILITQYTFNFNNFSIIYLFNGGGPAVAGQDAGGTDILISWIYKLTMTSAQYGKAAALTMILSLIVITVALWQFKRTKSFQEEDMM